The following coding sequences lie in one Equus asinus isolate D_3611 breed Donkey chromosome 1, EquAss-T2T_v2, whole genome shotgun sequence genomic window:
- the LOC123281560 gene encoding olfactory receptor 4P4-like, with the protein MENQNNVTELAFMELWGNKQIELLFFFLFLLCYLAVLMGNFIILLTITCSHLIQLPMYYFLCHLSLMDLCYTSTVVPRLIRDLAAARKNISYNSCMTQLFTFHLLAGVETFILVSMAFDCYVAIVKPLHYMVIMNWKRCNMLIIMAWVVGFWHSLALLLVVLNLHFCGANQINHYICDVKPLLKLGCKDTHVFSILVIVNLGIVVVVIFLVLVASYILILYNLKTRSSAGWRKALSTCSSHIMVVVLFFVPCIYTYALPVGSENQDKEISMFYTVIAPMLNPLIYTLRNVEMKITMCKVWSQMTHSEFK; encoded by the coding sequence ATGGAAAATCAGAACAATGTCACAGAATTAGCTTTCATGGAGCTTTGGGGAAACAAGCAAATAGAGctactgttctttttcttgttcctgctCTGTTACCTGGCCGTCTTAATGGGGAACTTCATCATCTTACTCACAATCACCTGCAGCCATCTTATCCAACTACCAATGTACTACTTTCTCTGCCACCTTTCCCTCATGGACCTCTGCTACACCTCCACTGTGGTCCCTCGGCTAATCAGGGACTTAGCTGcagcaagaaaaaatatttcatataacaGCTGTATGACCCAGCTCTTCACTTTCCACTTGCTGGCAGGTGTGGAGACATTCATCTTGGTGTCCATGGCCTTTGATTGCTATGTTGCCATTGTCAAGCCCCTGCACTACATGGTCATCATGAACTGGAAGAGGTGTAACATGCTGATCATTATGGCCTGGGTTGTGGGGTTTTGGCACTCTCTTGCTTTACTGCTTGTGGTACTCAATTTACATTTCTGTGGTGCTAATCAGATAAATCACTACATATGTGATGTGAAACCTCTTTTGAAGCTTGGGTGCAAAGATACTCATGTTTTTAGTATCTTAGTGATTGTTAATTTAGGAATCGTGGTGGTTGTTATTTTTCTTGTCCTAGTAGCTTCTTACATACTCATATTGTATAATCTTAAGACACGCTCATCTGCAGGATGGCGCAAAGCTCTCTCAACCTGTAGCTCTCACATAATGGTTGTAGTTTTATTCTTTGTGCCCTGTATCTATACTTATGCTCTACCTGTAGGGAGTGAGAACCAAGATAAGGAAATCTCCATGTTTTACACTGTGATTGCCCCCATGCTTAATCCTCTCATCTACACTCTCAGAAATGTGGAGATGAAAATCACCATGTGCAAGGTTTGGTCTCAAATGACACATTCAGAATTCAAGTAA